The following coding sequences are from one Phycisphaeraceae bacterium window:
- the flgB gene encoding flagellar basal body rod protein FlgB, with protein sequence MNTRSMIKGVLDHGAMPALERMIVFTAHRQKVLTHNIANLSTPNFRPIDLDPDMFQEQLGRAIDHRRRSRKPLDGDLNLRSTRQVEERHGRLSFDAAESNQGILYHDRNNRDLERTMQSLAENNLTHNLSIDLLKSEFDLLRAAIRERP encoded by the coding sequence ATGAACACCAGGTCCATGATCAAAGGCGTCCTCGACCACGGCGCGATGCCTGCGCTCGAACGCATGATTGTGTTCACGGCACACCGCCAGAAGGTGTTGACCCACAACATCGCCAATCTCTCGACCCCCAACTTCCGCCCCATCGATCTCGACCCCGATATGTTTCAGGAGCAGCTTGGCCGAGCCATCGATCATCGTCGGCGGTCTCGGAAGCCACTCGATGGCGACCTCAATCTCCGCTCGACGCGTCAAGTCGAGGAACGCCACGGTCGTCTCTCTTTTGATGCCGCAGAGTCCAATCAGGGCATCCTCTATCACGACCGCAACAACCGCGATCTCGAACGCACCATGCAGTCGCTCGCTGAGAACAACCTGACGCACAACCTCTCGATCGATCTGCTCAAGAGTGAGTTCGACCTCCTCCGCGCCGCCATCCGTGAACGGCCTTAA
- the flgN gene encoding flagellar export chaperone FlgN, with translation MTTKTPHLDTQDPQALLDLVVRQRDLYQSLGSLSEQQQRFIDAGDTAKLLMVLSRRQTILDDLRIIAESLRPFRESWDDVRASLEQDDRERLRGLLDETDELMRSIMARDRADGDRLQQARGRVSKQLGRNSMATQATRAYQGTSQRPPANLPSSSRFTDKQG, from the coding sequence ATGACCACGAAGACACCCCATCTCGACACCCAAGACCCGCAAGCACTACTAGATCTAGTGGTGCGGCAGCGGGATCTCTACCAGTCTTTGGGGTCGCTGTCTGAGCAGCAGCAGCGTTTCATCGACGCTGGCGACACCGCCAAGTTGCTGATGGTGCTCTCGCGCCGCCAGACGATCCTCGATGACCTTCGCATCATCGCCGAGTCGCTTCGGCCGTTCCGTGAGTCGTGGGATGACGTCCGAGCCTCGCTCGAGCAGGACGATCGCGAGCGTCTTCGTGGCCTGCTTGACGAAACCGATGAGTTGATGCGGAGCATCATGGCCCGTGACCGAGCCGATGGCGACAGGCTTCAACAGGCGAGGGGTCGCGTCTCCAAGCAACTCGGTCGCAACAGCATGGCCACTCAGGCCACACGTGCCTATCAGGGCACCAGCCAGCGGCCGCCCGCCAATCTTCCGTCCAGCAGCCGTTTTACTGACAAGCAGGGATAA
- a CDS encoding FliH/SctL family protein has product MPVVRSSQSAPAIKEAIVLDFGDIGAQAARLRQAAEAKAAEIIRKAEIQAAEMLRGAEEQGVEAGYQDGLERGHADGLEQGRREAFDAAQEELALIQESWLDLSKRWDSELETLLAEARESVLGFALRFAERLVHRVIEVDDEVITDQLAEVLSQILRPLRVSVSVNPADRPTLETALPDLIARFNHLRHVELIDDEQITRGGCVARFGHGQIDATIDKQVARMVEAILPPLHDDGLEAGNAPEQTPDLDPTQAAAPATSTDDRDDKRPADSTES; this is encoded by the coding sequence ATGCCCGTGGTCAGAAGCAGTCAATCGGCACCGGCCATCAAGGAAGCCATCGTCCTGGACTTTGGCGACATCGGCGCTCAGGCCGCCCGTCTGCGCCAGGCCGCCGAAGCCAAAGCCGCCGAGATCATCCGGAAAGCCGAGATCCAGGCCGCCGAGATGCTTCGCGGGGCCGAAGAGCAGGGCGTCGAGGCGGGTTATCAGGATGGCCTCGAACGCGGGCACGCCGACGGCCTCGAACAAGGACGCCGTGAAGCCTTCGACGCGGCCCAGGAAGAGCTCGCCCTCATCCAGGAATCCTGGCTCGACCTCAGCAAACGATGGGATTCTGAACTCGAAACGCTCCTGGCTGAAGCCCGCGAGAGCGTGCTCGGCTTCGCGCTCCGCTTTGCTGAAAGGCTTGTCCATCGCGTGATCGAAGTTGATGACGAAGTCATCACGGATCAGCTCGCCGAGGTCCTGAGCCAGATCCTCCGCCCCCTCCGTGTCAGTGTCAGTGTGAACCCAGCCGACCGACCCACGCTCGAAACGGCCCTCCCGGACCTTATCGCTCGCTTCAACCACCTCCGCCACGTCGAGCTCATCGACGATGAGCAGATCACCCGAGGCGGGTGTGTCGCTCGCTTCGGCCACGGCCAGATCGACGCCACCATCGACAAGCAGGTCGCTCGCATGGTTGAGGCCATCCTCCCGCCACTCCACGATGACGGCCTTGAAGCGGGAAACGCCCCAGAACAGACTCCTGACCTCGACCCGACGCAGGCCGCCGCGCCAGCAACATCAACTGATGATCGGGACGACAAGAGACCTGCTGATTCGACTGAATCCTGA
- a CDS encoding FliI/YscN family ATPase, protein MTLLAEQLKLVDEATPQELRGTVSELRGLTLRVEDLAAPIGTLLSIQPRSTSTRPIPAEIIGFERSSALAMPLADSGGIRAGDHAIALQHRPTVRVGHALLGRVIDAMGRPLDGRGPIDTSGTWPLRRSPEQAMERPRINQPLATGVRAVDAMLPLGRGQRIGVFAPPGLGKSTLLGTMARQTAAEVSVIALVGERGREVKDYVEAVLGPEGLARSVVVVATGDQPPPMRVRAAEAATAIAEWFRADGTDVLFIMDSVTRYCQALRQIGLAAGEPPATKGFPPSVFANLPKLLERSGRSKNGSITGIYSVLVEGDELDDPVSEACRGVLDGHIVLSRNLAERGHYPAIDVLRSVSRVSIDVISREHESARREVIKLLAAYQQVEDLLTIGAYTSGNNQDFDLAIELKPNIDVLLQQGLNENKGSGDFKTTAAQLLALAQLIEHARQRRSRPGMTPNPPIRR, encoded by the coding sequence ATGACGCTTCTCGCTGAGCAACTCAAGCTGGTCGACGAGGCCACCCCGCAGGAACTGCGCGGCACCGTGTCAGAGTTGCGCGGTCTGACCCTCAGGGTCGAGGACCTCGCCGCTCCGATTGGCACCCTTCTCTCGATCCAGCCGCGTTCCACCTCCACTCGGCCTATCCCCGCCGAGATCATCGGCTTTGAGCGCTCCAGCGCTCTGGCCATGCCTCTTGCCGACTCAGGCGGAATCCGCGCTGGCGACCACGCCATCGCGCTCCAGCACCGTCCAACCGTCCGGGTCGGCCACGCCCTGCTGGGCCGCGTCATCGACGCGATGGGACGACCCCTCGATGGCCGCGGACCCATCGATACCTCCGGCACCTGGCCACTCCGACGAAGCCCCGAACAGGCCATGGAACGCCCACGCATCAACCAACCTCTCGCGACAGGCGTCCGCGCCGTCGATGCCATGCTTCCTCTGGGCCGTGGGCAACGAATCGGTGTTTTCGCCCCACCAGGACTCGGCAAATCCACCCTCCTTGGGACCATGGCCAGACAGACCGCCGCCGAAGTGTCGGTCATTGCCCTCGTCGGCGAGCGCGGCCGCGAAGTCAAAGACTACGTCGAAGCCGTGCTCGGCCCCGAAGGCCTCGCACGATCTGTCGTCGTCGTCGCCACTGGCGACCAGCCCCCGCCCATGCGTGTCCGTGCCGCCGAAGCAGCCACCGCCATCGCCGAGTGGTTCCGTGCCGACGGCACCGATGTCCTGTTCATCATGGACTCGGTCACCCGGTACTGCCAGGCCCTTCGCCAGATCGGACTTGCCGCAGGCGAACCGCCGGCGACCAAAGGCTTCCCGCCTTCGGTCTTCGCGAACCTGCCCAAACTCCTCGAGCGCTCGGGACGCTCGAAAAACGGCTCCATCACCGGTATCTACTCCGTTCTCGTCGAAGGCGACGAACTCGATGACCCCGTCTCCGAAGCGTGCCGTGGCGTCCTCGACGGGCACATTGTGCTCTCACGCAATCTCGCTGAGCGCGGCCACTACCCCGCCATTGATGTTCTCCGTTCCGTCAGCCGTGTCTCCATCGATGTCATCTCCCGTGAGCACGAGTCTGCCCGCCGCGAGGTCATCAAACTCCTCGCGGCCTACCAGCAGGTCGAAGACCTCCTGACCATCGGTGCCTACACCTCCGGTAACAATCAGGACTTCGATCTCGCTATCGAACTCAAACCAAACATTGATGTTCTCCTTCAACAGGGACTCAACGAGAACAAAGGCTCGGGCGATTTCAAGACCACCGCCGCCCAGCTTCTCGCCCTAGCCCAGCTCATCGAACATGCCCGCCAACGGCGCAGCCGACCGGGCATGACACCCAATCCGCCCATCCGCCGCTGA
- the flgC gene encoding flagellar basal body rod protein FlgC, with amino-acid sequence MFGALNTSASALVAQRTRLEVIAANIANSGAIYNAQGEYDPYRRRIAVFAPGDPSTQSGKGVHVHKIMLDKSPLQARHQPDHPNADSQGNVYYPNINSSVEQINALEASRAYEANITAAEATKSMIRNSLRLLA; translated from the coding sequence GTGTTCGGAGCACTCAACACCTCGGCCTCGGCGCTCGTAGCCCAGCGGACCCGCCTTGAGGTCATCGCTGCGAACATCGCCAACTCCGGTGCGATCTACAACGCCCAGGGCGAGTACGATCCCTACCGACGTCGCATCGCTGTCTTTGCTCCCGGAGACCCGTCCACCCAATCCGGCAAGGGCGTGCACGTTCACAAGATCATGCTCGACAAGTCACCTCTCCAGGCGCGGCATCAACCCGATCACCCCAACGCTGACAGTCAGGGCAACGTCTACTACCCCAACATCAACTCGTCGGTCGAGCAGATCAATGCTCTCGAAGCCAGCCGTGCCTACGAGGCCAACATTACCGCAGCCGAAGCCACCAAATCCATGATCCGCAACAGCCTCAGGCTCCTCGCCTGA
- a CDS encoding ATP-binding protein — protein sequence MRDQATLQNQQQVDKPILPDDLAQIIRAYNEVTDKVAESHARLESEVTRLRRELASTNAQLQRSRRLSALGEMAAGIAHEIRNPLGGIGLYANMALEDLQQGGHQNLEGVQQNVTRIADAVRSLDGIVHDVLHFARDIQARKTWVDIESLINQAINTHRHEIKAADITVDIDCDQPCAGEVFADCALLQQALLNLVRNATEAMAKSEVPRHLTIKVRTLGGDDRITIRDTGPGIDRELIDRIFNPFFTTRHTGTGLGLAIVHRIIDAHNGSITVHNDNGAVFTCTIPRPAETAQGLGAEAA from the coding sequence ATGCGTGACCAGGCGACCCTCCAGAACCAGCAGCAGGTCGACAAGCCCATCCTTCCTGATGACCTTGCGCAGATCATCCGCGCCTACAACGAGGTGACCGACAAGGTCGCCGAGAGCCACGCTCGGCTTGAATCCGAGGTCACACGCCTTCGCCGTGAACTCGCCAGCACCAATGCCCAACTCCAGCGCAGCCGCCGGCTCTCGGCGCTGGGCGAGATGGCCGCTGGCATCGCGCACGAAATCCGCAACCCGCTTGGCGGGATCGGCCTTTACGCGAACATGGCGCTTGAAGACCTCCAGCAGGGGGGTCATCAGAACCTTGAGGGCGTTCAGCAGAATGTGACCCGCATCGCCGACGCGGTCCGCTCACTCGACGGCATCGTTCACGATGTCCTGCATTTTGCCCGTGACATCCAGGCCCGCAAGACCTGGGTCGATATCGAATCGCTCATTAATCAGGCCATCAACACCCATCGTCACGAGATCAAGGCCGCCGACATCACCGTAGACATCGATTGTGATCAGCCATGCGCTGGCGAAGTCTTCGCCGACTGCGCTCTGCTCCAGCAGGCGCTGCTTAACCTTGTCCGCAACGCTACCGAAGCGATGGCCAAGTCTGAAGTCCCAAGACACCTGACGATCAAGGTCCGCACGCTTGGGGGCGACGACCGGATCACGATTCGTGACACTGGTCCCGGCATCGATCGTGAACTGATTGACCGTATCTTCAACCCCTTCTTCACCACCAGACACACCGGCACCGGCCTGGGGCTCGCCATCGTCCACCGCATTATTGATGCCCACAACGGGTCCATCACTGTGCACAACGACAATGGCGCTGTCTTTACCTGCACGATCCCGAGGCCTGCCGAAACCGCCCAGGGACTGGGGGCTGAAGCGGCATGA
- a CDS encoding sigma-54 dependent transcriptional regulator, with product MTQKILVVDDKQIMRDSVAATLQRAGYAVVTANDGQAAITQVGKHRPSAVITDLKMPEMDGLALLGELRRVEPGLPVVLMTAYGTVSDAVAAMHEGAFDFIQKPFEGDQLVMVMRRAVQHRQLASENEALRSMSDTRADFAPSLVGKSTEMRRLAQQIHQVANSSGTVLISGESGTGKEVVARTIHAHSPRRDRVMLCVNCAALSSSLLESELFGHERGAFTGAEQLRKGRFELADGGTLLLDEISEISPTLQAKLLRVLQEGQFERVGSSTSLHVDVRVLATTNRDLRHSVASGQFRQDLYYRLNVLPIEIPPMRHRLEDVPLLAEHFLAQVALREGREPKRLDPAAMSVLRDYPWPGNVRELQNICERASVLTRGGVVKADLIQPWLSTPGPAAPRIVPPHTPADPREAPPFSMPPSSMPTPGASAVRCLEEVEREQIVHALQYFGGNRQKTARALGIGVRTLGLKLKKWKEQQLIAQSA from the coding sequence ATGACCCAGAAAATCCTCGTCGTCGACGACAAACAGATCATGCGCGACTCGGTTGCCGCCACGCTTCAGCGGGCTGGCTACGCGGTCGTGACCGCCAACGACGGGCAGGCTGCCATCACTCAGGTCGGCAAGCACCGCCCCTCTGCCGTCATCACCGACCTCAAGATGCCTGAGATGGACGGGCTCGCTCTCCTGGGCGAACTGCGTCGCGTCGAGCCTGGCCTGCCGGTGGTCCTGATGACCGCCTATGGCACCGTCTCCGACGCTGTTGCCGCCATGCACGAGGGTGCGTTCGACTTCATCCAGAAGCCGTTTGAAGGCGATCAGCTCGTCATGGTCATGCGTCGCGCCGTCCAGCACCGTCAACTCGCCTCCGAGAACGAAGCCCTGCGGAGCATGTCTGACACGCGAGCCGACTTCGCTCCTTCACTCGTGGGGAAGTCCACCGAGATGCGACGTCTCGCCCAGCAGATCCATCAGGTCGCCAACTCAAGCGGGACCGTGCTGATTTCGGGTGAATCGGGTACCGGCAAGGAGGTTGTTGCTCGAACGATCCACGCCCACAGCCCGCGTCGTGATCGGGTCATGCTCTGCGTGAACTGCGCCGCCCTCTCCAGCAGCTTGCTCGAGAGCGAACTGTTTGGGCACGAGCGAGGAGCCTTCACGGGTGCTGAGCAGCTTCGTAAAGGGCGGTTCGAGCTTGCCGATGGCGGGACATTACTTCTCGACGAGATCTCCGAGATCTCTCCGACGCTTCAGGCCAAACTGCTCCGTGTTCTTCAGGAAGGCCAGTTCGAGCGCGTTGGTTCGAGCACCTCACTGCACGTCGATGTTCGTGTGCTCGCGACAACCAACCGGGACCTGCGTCACTCCGTCGCCTCCGGCCAGTTTCGCCAGGACCTGTATTACCGGCTCAATGTTTTGCCCATCGAAATTCCGCCGATGCGGCATCGGCTCGAGGATGTCCCCCTGCTGGCCGAGCATTTTCTTGCGCAAGTGGCTTTGCGCGAAGGCCGCGAACCCAAACGCCTCGACCCGGCTGCCATGTCCGTCCTCCGCGACTACCCGTGGCCCGGCAATGTTCGTGAACTGCAGAACATCTGCGAGCGGGCCTCTGTGCTTACCCGAGGCGGGGTCGTCAAGGCCGATCTGATCCAGCCCTGGCTATCGACGCCTGGGCCTGCAGCGCCCCGGATCGTGCCTCCCCACACGCCTGCCGATCCACGTGAGGCACCCCCTTTCTCGATGCCGCCAAGCTCGATGCCGACGCCTGGTGCCAGTGCCGTCCGCTGCCTCGAAGAAGTGGAACGTGAGCAGATTGTCCACGCCCTGCAGTACTTCGGCGGGAACCGGCAGAAAACCGCCCGGGCTCTGGGTATAGGCGTTCGCACCCTTGGCCTCAAACTCAAGAAGTGGAAGGAGCAGCAACTCATCGCGCAATCGGCGTAG
- the fliG gene encoding flagellar motor switch protein FliG yields MPLQQPKIETIEDLDGFKKAAILLLALDEEASSILLQQLTPKGVEEVTRELASVGDIPPKVRDGVLRQFYDLAVANTWAREGGLEYARNLLLKSLDPAEANRIIQQISQQVRKTPFAFLQKAESQNLLTFIQDEHPQTIALIVSHLHYNKASEILAGLPTAKQIEVVKRVANMEQTNPEVISEVERGLEARLANLLNQSFAKIGGVDTVAEMLNLVDRTTEKGIMEGLEAEDPDLVEEIRRLMFVFEDILHVDEKGIQAVLKEVDNDELALALRTASEGLKEKIFGNMSARAAALIKEDMEYMGPVRITDVEASQQRIVDIVRRLEDAGEIIISGRGGDKDLIV; encoded by the coding sequence ATGCCGCTGCAGCAGCCAAAAATCGAAACGATCGAAGACCTCGACGGCTTCAAGAAAGCCGCGATCCTGCTGCTCGCGCTCGATGAAGAAGCCTCGAGCATCCTTCTCCAGCAACTCACGCCCAAAGGCGTTGAGGAAGTCACCCGTGAACTCGCTTCGGTAGGCGACATCCCGCCGAAGGTTCGTGATGGTGTTCTCAGGCAGTTCTACGATCTCGCTGTCGCCAACACATGGGCCCGCGAAGGCGGACTCGAGTACGCCCGAAACCTGCTGCTTAAATCACTCGACCCTGCCGAAGCCAACCGCATCATCCAGCAGATCTCGCAGCAGGTTCGCAAGACACCCTTCGCCTTCCTCCAGAAGGCCGAATCCCAGAACCTTCTGACCTTCATTCAGGACGAACATCCCCAGACGATTGCTCTGATTGTCTCTCATCTCCATTACAACAAAGCCTCCGAGATCCTCGCTGGTCTGCCGACGGCCAAGCAGATCGAGGTCGTCAAGCGTGTCGCCAACATGGAGCAGACCAACCCCGAGGTCATCTCCGAAGTCGAACGCGGGCTCGAAGCGCGACTCGCTAATCTCCTCAACCAGTCTTTTGCCAAAATCGGTGGCGTCGATACGGTCGCCGAGATGCTCAACCTCGTCGATCGCACCACCGAGAAGGGCATCATGGAAGGACTCGAAGCCGAAGACCCCGACCTCGTGGAAGAGATCCGGCGTCTGATGTTCGTCTTCGAGGACATCCTCCACGTTGACGAAAAGGGCATCCAGGCCGTGCTCAAGGAAGTCGATAACGACGAACTCGCCCTCGCCCTACGCACCGCCAGCGAAGGTCTCAAAGAGAAGATCTTCGGCAACATGTCTGCCCGGGCCGCGGCGCTCATCAAGGAGGACATGGAATACATGGGCCCCGTGCGCATCACCGATGTCGAAGCCTCGCAGCAACGAATTGTCGACATCGTCCGACGCCTGGAAGACGCTGGCGAGATCATCATCTCCGGCCGCGGCGGCGACAAGGACCTGATCGTCTAA
- the fliE gene encoding flagellar hook-basal body complex protein FliE has translation MTDPLGLIPNAQAPGGGISSTSAPKTEAGSSFRDAMMKEIEQVNRLQKDAEQAIEDLTAGRRDDVDRVLIAKNQADIAFQLLLQVRNKMMDAYEEVKQIRV, from the coding sequence ATGACCGATCCACTCGGACTAATCCCGAACGCTCAAGCCCCCGGCGGCGGCATCTCGTCAACCAGTGCGCCGAAAACCGAGGCAGGTTCGTCGTTCCGCGATGCGATGATGAAGGAGATCGAGCAGGTCAACCGCTTGCAGAAAGACGCTGAGCAGGCGATCGAAGACCTCACCGCAGGCCGGCGAGACGATGTTGATCGTGTGCTCATCGCCAAGAATCAGGCCGACATCGCGTTCCAGCTTCTGCTGCAGGTGCGTAACAAGATGATGGACGCCTACGAAGAGGTGAAACAGATCCGAGTCTGA